The Opitutus sp. ER46 genome contains a region encoding:
- the ribF gene encoding riboflavin biosynthesis protein RibF: MQTNLPLQFEGVGDARLPAGPLHLAIGMFDGVHLGHRAVIGPAVRAARATGGVAAVLTFWPHPSALFRPQDPTRLIQDPATKAEVLATIGIDAVITERFTTEFAQLEAEAFLPWLQQRLPSLVAVYVGENFQFGHRRRGNAELLARSGAALRLEVHTARRLTVNDEPASSTRIRSHLTAGEIEAANALLGYRYFARGVVATGKRLGRTLGFPTLNLTWSPELRPRFGVYAVEVVGPDGKARLPGVANYGLRPTVENATEPKLEVHLLGACPYDAGDRITVEWRHFLRPEMKFAGLDALRAQITADRTEAERLLAPRPA, encoded by the coding sequence ATGCAAACGAACCTGCCGCTGCAATTTGAGGGAGTGGGCGACGCCCGGCTGCCGGCTGGCCCATTGCATCTCGCCATTGGCATGTTCGACGGCGTGCACCTCGGCCATCGCGCCGTGATCGGCCCGGCTGTGCGCGCCGCGCGCGCGACCGGTGGCGTGGCCGCTGTGCTCACCTTCTGGCCGCACCCCAGCGCGCTGTTTCGTCCGCAGGACCCAACCCGCCTGATCCAGGATCCCGCCACGAAAGCGGAGGTCCTCGCGACGATCGGGATCGACGCCGTCATCACCGAGCGGTTCACGACGGAGTTTGCCCAGCTCGAGGCCGAGGCATTTCTGCCGTGGCTGCAGCAGCGACTGCCGTCGCTGGTGGCGGTTTACGTGGGCGAGAACTTCCAGTTTGGGCATCGCCGCCGCGGCAACGCGGAGTTGCTGGCGCGCTCTGGCGCGGCGCTGCGCCTGGAGGTGCACACCGCACGGCGCCTGACGGTGAATGACGAGCCGGCGAGCAGCACCCGTATCCGCTCGCACCTGACGGCGGGCGAAATCGAGGCCGCCAACGCCTTGCTCGGCTACCGCTACTTCGCGCGCGGCGTGGTGGCGACCGGCAAGCGGCTCGGGCGTACACTCGGCTTTCCCACGCTCAACCTCACGTGGTCACCGGAGCTGCGGCCGCGCTTCGGCGTGTATGCGGTGGAGGTGGTCGGCCCGGACGGCAAAGCGCGGTTGCCCGGCGTCGCCAATTACGGCCTGCGACCCACCGTCGAAAACGCGACGGAACCCAAGCTCGAAGTCCATCTGCTCGGCGCGTGTCCGTACGATGCCGGCGACCGCATCACGGTCGAGTGGCGGCATTTTCTCCGGCCCGAGATGAAGTTTGCCGGGCTCGATGCGCTGCGCGCCCAGATCACCGCGGATCGTACGGAGGCGGAGCGCCTGCTAGCGCCGCGGCCGGCGTAA
- the truB gene encoding tRNA pseudouridine(55) synthase TruB, translating into MLVQPKELEGILLIDKPRDHTSHDVVARLRGILKMKRVGHAGTLDPMATGLLIILVGKATRISQYLISLDKEYEGTVELGKVTDTQDADGEMMETRPVPPLTQAEVQAAIKGFLGDQYQTPPMYSAIKIDGVPLYKSARKGEEVVREPRFIRVMNWEITRFALPQFDFRLSCTKGTYVRTLAHDLGQKLGCGAHLAALRRTATSKFHVSQAVTLEQLQAMKPAEIEARLIAPRDAVPSFVL; encoded by the coding sequence ATGCTCGTCCAACCCAAAGAACTCGAAGGTATCCTCCTCATCGACAAGCCGCGCGATCACACGTCGCACGACGTGGTCGCCCGGCTGCGCGGGATCCTGAAGATGAAGCGCGTCGGCCATGCCGGCACGCTCGATCCCATGGCCACCGGGCTGTTGATCATCCTGGTTGGAAAGGCCACGCGCATTTCCCAGTACCTGATCAGCCTCGACAAGGAGTACGAGGGCACGGTCGAGCTCGGCAAGGTGACCGACACGCAGGATGCCGACGGCGAGATGATGGAGACGCGCCCGGTGCCGCCGCTCACGCAGGCGGAGGTGCAGGCCGCGATCAAGGGTTTCCTGGGCGACCAGTACCAGACGCCACCGATGTACTCGGCCATCAAGATCGACGGCGTGCCGCTCTACAAATCCGCCCGCAAGGGCGAGGAGGTCGTCCGCGAGCCGCGCTTCATCCGCGTGATGAACTGGGAGATCACCCGGTTCGCGCTGCCGCAGTTCGACTTCAGGCTGAGCTGCACCAAGGGCACGTACGTCCGGACGCTCGCGCACGACCTGGGCCAGAAGCTCGGCTGTGGCGCGCATCTCGCGGCCCTGCGGCGCACCGCGACGTCCAAGTTTCACGTGTCGCAGGCCGTCACGCTTGAGCAACTGCAGGCCATGAAGCCCGCCGAGATCGAGGCGCGCCTGATCGCGCCGCGCGACGCGGTGCCGAGCTTCGTGCTCTAG
- the infB gene encoding translation initiation factor IF-2, giving the protein MSIRIHKLAEELGLENKELLALLKERKIIAPDVKSVSSTVDNISASALREEFASKRSAAPAHAEAPIAPRTDETPAGTDRAETPGAPKVVLPSGVRVKSVQDLEREAAAKVAAAKAAAAAAAAAVAPAPASAPAPAPVSAPRPVSAPPPTPRPVSAPPPVTRPPALPPIPRTPPAPSAHAPASVHSAPPTPPTPPAIPSVKPAPSIPPVHSAPPPVAAPMVHRPVSAPPPPPPVHSAPPKAPAMPPPLPPRHVPVAAPKPPPLPGAAPAVTMPQAQSAATPAAPGEIKVLHLKPPIVVRDFAVALGLKPFKLISELNQLVGFAAMNSTIEEPVAQKVAEKYGFMLEIKHRGDAAAQQAAKEKKEKKAPVEENEEKNLVTRPPVVCILGHVDHGKTSLLDAIRKANVAAGEAGGITQHIGAYQIEYNNRKITFLDTPGHAAFTKMRARGASATDVAILVVAADDGFMPQTEEALKIALAEKEQHAERFALIVAVNKMDVKGANLDQVKAQMQQRGIAPEDWGGETITVPVSAIKGTGINDLLEMILLQADVLELKANPKAEASGIIIESEIDFGRGPLATVIVQRGTLRVGDAIVCGPNYAKVRAMFDDKGANVKEAGPATPVRVIGWSGTPDSGTSFRVVKNAREAEKFAEEEQLRLKKEATTAAAAPKEVSVERLFANIAATQQKTLKVIIKTDVFGSSEAVRNVLEGIKSTKVSLEIVSIEVGLVTKNDVLMASAAGAVIIGFNTRLENGVTPLAKHHSVRIETYEIIYELGDKVREMMADLLEPDTKEIKTGAAEVRQVFPLAKGFVAGCLVTEGKIIRNATARLRRGREIVHEGKIATLKRFKDDANEVRAGLECGMKLDEFNGYQPGDVIESFDIQKVRASL; this is encoded by the coding sequence ATGAGCATTCGTATTCACAAGCTGGCCGAAGAACTCGGCCTGGAGAACAAGGAGCTGCTGGCGCTGCTCAAAGAGCGCAAAATCATCGCTCCGGATGTGAAGTCTGTCTCAAGCACCGTGGACAACATCAGTGCGTCGGCGCTGCGCGAGGAGTTCGCGTCGAAGCGGTCGGCCGCTCCGGCCCACGCTGAGGCGCCCATCGCTCCGCGTACCGACGAAACTCCGGCCGGCACCGACCGCGCTGAAACGCCCGGCGCGCCGAAGGTTGTCCTACCCTCCGGTGTGCGCGTGAAGTCGGTGCAGGATCTCGAGCGTGAAGCGGCCGCGAAGGTCGCCGCCGCCAAGGCTGCCGCGGCTGCCGCCGCCGCTGCTGTCGCCCCGGCCCCGGCCTCCGCGCCGGCTCCGGCCCCCGTCTCTGCCCCGCGTCCCGTTTCGGCGCCGCCGCCGACGCCGCGCCCGGTTTCCGCGCCGCCTCCGGTGACGCGTCCGCCGGCGCTGCCGCCCATTCCGCGCACGCCGCCCGCGCCGTCCGCGCATGCTCCTGCTTCGGTGCACTCGGCTCCGCCGACGCCGCCGACGCCGCCGGCGATCCCGAGCGTGAAGCCGGCGCCCAGCATCCCTCCCGTTCACTCCGCGCCTCCTCCGGTCGCGGCCCCCATGGTCCATCGTCCCGTTTCTGCGCCGCCGCCTCCGCCGCCGGTCCATTCTGCGCCGCCCAAGGCTCCCGCCATGCCGCCGCCCCTGCCGCCGCGCCATGTCCCGGTGGCCGCGCCCAAGCCGCCGCCGCTCCCTGGCGCCGCGCCGGCCGTGACGATGCCGCAGGCCCAGTCCGCCGCCACGCCCGCGGCCCCCGGCGAGATCAAGGTTCTCCATCTCAAGCCGCCGATCGTCGTCCGTGACTTCGCCGTCGCGCTCGGGCTCAAGCCGTTCAAGCTGATTTCCGAGCTCAACCAGCTCGTCGGTTTTGCCGCGATGAACTCCACCATCGAGGAGCCCGTCGCGCAGAAAGTCGCCGAGAAGTACGGCTTCATGCTCGAGATCAAGCACCGCGGTGATGCCGCGGCGCAGCAGGCCGCGAAGGAGAAGAAGGAGAAGAAGGCGCCGGTCGAGGAGAACGAGGAGAAGAACCTCGTCACCCGTCCCCCGGTGGTCTGCATCCTCGGTCACGTCGACCACGGCAAGACCTCTCTCCTCGACGCGATCCGCAAGGCCAATGTCGCCGCCGGCGAGGCGGGTGGCATCACCCAGCACATCGGCGCCTACCAGATCGAGTACAACAACCGGAAGATCACCTTCCTCGATACTCCTGGCCACGCTGCGTTCACCAAGATGCGTGCGCGCGGCGCCAGCGCCACCGACGTCGCCATTCTCGTCGTCGCCGCGGATGACGGCTTCATGCCGCAGACCGAGGAGGCGCTGAAGATCGCGCTCGCCGAAAAGGAACAGCACGCCGAGCGCTTCGCCCTGATCGTCGCCGTCAACAAGATGGACGTGAAGGGTGCCAACCTCGACCAGGTGAAGGCCCAGATGCAGCAACGCGGCATCGCGCCGGAAGACTGGGGTGGTGAGACCATCACCGTGCCGGTTTCCGCCATCAAGGGCACCGGCATCAACGACCTGCTCGAGATGATTCTTCTCCAGGCCGACGTCCTCGAGCTGAAGGCCAATCCGAAGGCGGAAGCCAGCGGCATCATCATCGAGTCCGAGATCGACTTTGGCCGCGGCCCGCTCGCGACCGTCATCGTTCAGCGCGGCACCCTCCGCGTGGGCGACGCGATCGTCTGCGGTCCCAATTACGCCAAGGTCCGCGCCATGTTCGACGACAAGGGCGCCAACGTGAAGGAAGCCGGTCCCGCCACCCCGGTGCGCGTCATCGGCTGGAGTGGTACGCCGGATAGCGGCACCTCGTTCCGGGTCGTGAAGAACGCCCGCGAAGCCGAGAAGTTCGCCGAAGAGGAGCAGTTGCGCCTCAAGAAGGAGGCCACCACCGCGGCCGCCGCGCCGAAGGAAGTCTCCGTCGAACGGCTCTTCGCCAACATCGCCGCGACCCAGCAGAAGACCCTCAAGGTCATCATCAAGACCGACGTGTTTGGCTCCTCCGAGGCCGTGCGCAACGTCCTCGAGGGCATCAAGAGCACCAAGGTCTCGCTGGAGATCGTCTCGATCGAGGTCGGGCTCGTCACCAAGAACGACGTCCTCATGGCCAGCGCCGCCGGCGCCGTCATCATCGGTTTTAACACCCGCCTCGAGAACGGCGTCACCCCGCTCGCGAAGCATCACAGCGTGCGCATCGAGACGTACGAGATCATCTACGAACTCGGCGACAAGGTCCGCGAGATGATGGCCGACCTGCTCGAGCCCGACACCAAGGAAATCAAGACCGGCGCCGCCGAAGTGCGCCAGGTGTTCCCGCTCGCCAAGGGTTTTGTCGCGGGCTGTCTCGTCACCGAGGGCAAGATCATCCGCAACGCCACGGCGCGCCTGCGCCGCGGTCGCGAGATCGTGCACGAGGGCAAGATCGCCACGCTCAAGCGCTTCAAGGACGACGCGAACGAAGTCCGCGCCGGCCTCGAATGCGGCATGAAGCTCGACGAGTTCAACGGCTACCAGCCGGGCGACGTCATCGAGTCGTTCGACATCCAAAAGGTCAGAGCCTCCCTGTAA
- the rbfA gene encoding 30S ribosome-binding factor RbfA: protein MSNRTLRVNELVQREISDILRKRYQSEAVAITITEVRVAPDLRDARVFVSIVGSDEVAEAKLAWLRQKAPEIRDEVARHIVLKYLPKFEYVLDRSASRGARILQVLDEIEHPRPKPSPEE from the coding sequence ATGTCCAACCGCACGCTTCGGGTGAACGAACTCGTCCAGCGCGAGATCAGCGACATCCTGCGCAAACGCTACCAGAGCGAGGCCGTCGCCATCACCATCACCGAGGTCCGGGTCGCTCCCGACCTGCGGGACGCCCGCGTCTTCGTTTCGATCGTCGGCTCCGACGAGGTGGCCGAGGCCAAGCTGGCCTGGCTGCGGCAGAAGGCGCCGGAGATCCGCGACGAGGTCGCCCGCCACATCGTCCTGAAATACCTGCCGAAGTTCGAGTACGTGCTCGACCGCTCGGCCAGCCGCGGCGCGCGCATCCTGCAGGTGCTCGATGAGATCGAGCATCCGCGGCCCAAGCCGTCGCCGGAGGAATGA
- a CDS encoding PRC-barrel domain-containing protein, with amino-acid sequence MKTPSVSLVGSLAAAALAVFVASAAAQSSTPPSSSPPSSSASPQAQGPTSGRSPSAVPADPAADGQVRPNDAPLTAAERVSPADPAFQPTNQSLRVASDDDRKWSADKLAGRKVRSRDGDEIGTLKDFLIEPVSGKVRFAVISTGGALGIGDTLHRVPFEQLKPASNPDDGYTLPLARADLDRLPKIDEEQFEEDKVVSADGAARSPYDAVVRATKLKDRNVQAGGNVIGNIEGVLVPQHGSTAALLMKTENSDPTDPVFAVSLERVTIPTGTKAALVADLPPGDLRKLTFASRTYTGRISTAPDAATLVESNPTAPSPLGAPSASNGSRAQDSSASAAASTASGHTAAAGSVASTTPHNSAAADLGTQTPGLTPTGQTSADQTPPGEPSLIKSVQAVRQALDSDPELARVDVTVAPEDGKVFLRGHAPNESVRDAIVKKAQAAAHGADVESRLRLQ; translated from the coding sequence ATGAAAACTCCCTCCGTTTCCCTCGTCGGCAGTCTCGCCGCGGCCGCCCTGGCGGTCTTCGTCGCGTCCGCTGCCGCCCAGTCCTCCACCCCACCTTCGTCTTCGCCGCCGTCGTCGTCTGCCTCGCCTCAGGCGCAGGGTCCGACCTCCGGCCGGTCACCGTCCGCAGTACCTGCCGATCCTGCCGCCGACGGCCAGGTTCGTCCCAATGACGCGCCGCTCACGGCCGCCGAGCGGGTAAGCCCGGCGGATCCCGCCTTTCAACCGACCAACCAGTCGCTCCGCGTCGCCAGCGACGACGACCGCAAGTGGTCCGCCGACAAGCTCGCCGGCCGCAAGGTCCGCAGCCGGGACGGCGACGAAATCGGCACGTTGAAGGACTTCCTCATCGAACCGGTCTCCGGCAAGGTGCGTTTCGCGGTGATCTCCACCGGCGGCGCCCTCGGCATCGGCGACACGCTCCATCGCGTGCCGTTCGAACAGTTGAAACCCGCCTCGAATCCCGACGACGGCTACACCCTGCCCCTCGCGCGCGCCGACCTCGACCGACTGCCGAAGATCGATGAGGAGCAGTTCGAGGAGGACAAAGTTGTTTCCGCCGACGGCGCCGCGCGTTCGCCGTACGACGCGGTGGTCCGCGCCACGAAGCTCAAGGACCGCAACGTGCAGGCCGGCGGCAACGTGATCGGCAACATCGAGGGCGTGCTCGTGCCCCAACACGGCAGCACCGCCGCCCTGCTGATGAAGACCGAGAACAGCGATCCGACCGACCCGGTCTTCGCGGTCTCGCTTGAGCGGGTGACCATTCCAACCGGCACCAAGGCCGCGCTCGTCGCCGATCTGCCGCCCGGCGACCTGCGGAAGCTCACCTTCGCGAGCCGCACCTACACCGGACGAATCTCGACCGCCCCCGATGCCGCGACCCTCGTGGAAAGCAATCCCACCGCTCCGTCCCCGCTCGGCGCGCCATCTGCCTCCAATGGGAGTCGCGCGCAGGACTCGAGCGCGTCAGCGGCCGCGTCAACCGCCAGCGGCCACACCGCCGCCGCGGGTAGCGTGGCGTCCACCACGCCCCACAACAGCGCCGCGGCCGACCTCGGCACGCAAACGCCCGGGCTCACTCCGACCGGCCAGACCAGCGCCGACCAGACACCGCCCGGAGAGCCCTCCCTCATCAAGAGCGTCCAAGCCGTGCGGCAGGCCCTCGACTCTGATCCCGAACTCGCACGCGTCGACGTCACCGTCGCGCCCGAAGACGGGAAGGTCTTCCTCCGCGGCCACGCGCCCAACGAGTCCGTGCGCGACGCCATCGTGAAGAAGGCCCAAGCCGCCGCCCACGGCGCCGACGTCGAATCGCGCCTGCGACTGCAGTAA
- a CDS encoding DHA2 family efflux MFS transporter permease subunit, which produces MHAAAPASAAPSHRGAITLCVMLATIMQALDTTIANVALPYMQSSLSASQDQINLVLTSYIVSAAIMMPATGWLSARLGRKNLFLVSVVGFTLASVLCGLAMSLGQMVFYRLLQGVFGATLVPLSQAVLLDEYPREKHGAAMAMWGVGVMVGPILGPTLGGWLTETYNWRWVFYINLPVGILTFLGLSAYLHRGEPKRGLYFDWFGFLTLALAIGSLQMLLDRGEQLEWFDSPEIVIEAALSVLGAYLFVTHSLTAERPFLDMRLFRDRNFVTGMVFIFVVGIILLATLALLTPFLQSLLQYPVMRAGMLLAPRGMGTMLAMMLVGRLVTRVDPRGLVAVGLLLTALALWQMSRFSLDVTSTMLITSGVIQGLGLGFLFVPLSTMTFATLPADLRTAGTALYSLSRNLGSSIGISVVIFLLGQYARQSHATLAEHISPFRLPMQQLPATLDVTTDTGRALLDRLVTQQATLLAYLADFRVMLVVALAALPLVLLMRHPNHRSGDTELSAAIE; this is translated from the coding sequence ATGCACGCCGCCGCTCCCGCCAGCGCCGCACCCTCGCACCGCGGCGCCATCACGCTCTGCGTGATGCTCGCGACCATCATGCAAGCGCTCGACACCACGATCGCCAACGTGGCGCTGCCTTACATGCAGAGCAGCCTCTCGGCGTCGCAGGACCAGATCAACCTGGTGCTCACGTCGTACATCGTGTCGGCCGCAATCATGATGCCGGCGACCGGCTGGCTCTCGGCGCGGCTCGGCCGCAAGAACCTGTTCCTGGTTTCGGTCGTCGGCTTCACCCTCGCCTCCGTGCTGTGCGGCCTGGCGATGTCGCTCGGGCAGATGGTGTTCTACCGCCTCCTGCAGGGCGTCTTCGGCGCCACGCTCGTGCCGCTCTCGCAGGCCGTCCTGCTGGACGAGTATCCGCGCGAAAAACACGGCGCCGCCATGGCGATGTGGGGCGTGGGCGTGATGGTGGGCCCGATCCTGGGGCCGACCCTCGGCGGCTGGCTGACCGAGACCTACAACTGGCGCTGGGTGTTCTACATCAACCTGCCGGTCGGCATCCTCACCTTCCTCGGGCTCTCGGCCTACCTGCACCGCGGCGAACCCAAGCGCGGGTTGTACTTCGACTGGTTCGGCTTCCTCACGCTCGCGCTGGCAATCGGCTCGCTGCAGATGCTGCTCGACCGCGGGGAACAGCTCGAGTGGTTCGACTCCCCCGAGATCGTGATCGAGGCCGCGCTGTCGGTCCTCGGCGCCTACCTGTTCGTGACGCACAGCCTGACCGCCGAACGCCCCTTCCTCGACATGCGGCTCTTCCGCGACCGGAACTTCGTCACGGGCATGGTCTTCATCTTCGTCGTCGGCATCATTCTCCTGGCCACGCTCGCCCTCCTCACGCCGTTCCTGCAATCGCTCCTGCAGTACCCGGTGATGCGCGCCGGCATGCTCCTGGCGCCGCGCGGCATGGGCACCATGCTCGCGATGATGCTCGTCGGGCGCCTGGTGACGCGCGTCGACCCGCGCGGACTCGTGGCGGTCGGGCTGCTGCTCACCGCGCTCGCGCTCTGGCAGATGAGCCGGTTCTCACTCGACGTGACGTCCACCATGTTGATCACGAGCGGCGTAATCCAGGGTCTCGGGCTGGGCTTCCTCTTCGTGCCCTTGAGCACGATGACGTTCGCCACGCTGCCCGCCGACCTCCGGACCGCCGGCACCGCGCTCTACAGCCTGTCGCGCAACCTCGGGTCGAGCATCGGCATCTCGGTCGTGATCTTTCTCCTGGGCCAATACGCCCGGCAATCGCACGCCACGCTGGCGGAGCATATCTCGCCCTTCCGGCTGCCCATGCAGCAGCTGCCGGCCACGCTCGATGTTACGACCGACACCGGCCGCGCACTGCTGGACCGGCTCGTCACGCAGCAGGCGACCCTCCTGGCTTACCTCGCTGATTTTCGCGTGATGCTCGTCGTCGCGCTCGCCGCGCTGCCGCTGGTGCTGCTGATGCGCCATCCGAACCATCGTTCGGGCGACACCGAACTCAGCGCCGCGATCGAATAG
- a CDS encoding bifunctional oligoribonuclease/PAP phosphatase NrnA, whose amino-acid sequence MEKFFPPLSQEFDRLLASLAGQKLVVIGHARPDGDCIGSQVALARVLRSRGFDVICVNPDPIPRRLQFLAQGMTFYRTDDVLHSPEQRAAIFVDCADHARAGDRLKGRYPAPVAAIDHHLSNVGFAPFSLVDSAAAATCEILAGIFLDLGLTIDAQTAQALFTGIMTDTGQFRFNSTTRRCFVLAGELVARGAHPADAGYQLYERETEGKLKLLQHFLASLRLECNRRVCVGILPAGIFESTGSNTEDTEGLVDYARSIDGVDIGALIEERADGTFKASLRAKDPAYRLDLVAAKFNGGGHACAAGLNLKQNTENFYARLVAAFAERLAAVDAAKKAPGH is encoded by the coding sequence GTGGAAAAATTCTTCCCCCCGCTTTCCCAGGAGTTCGACCGTCTGCTCGCCAGCCTGGCGGGCCAGAAGCTCGTGGTCATCGGCCACGCGCGTCCCGACGGCGACTGCATCGGCTCGCAGGTGGCGCTGGCGCGCGTCCTGCGCAGCCGCGGTTTCGACGTGATCTGCGTCAACCCCGACCCGATCCCGCGCCGGCTGCAGTTCCTCGCCCAGGGAATGACCTTCTACCGGACCGACGACGTGCTCCATTCGCCCGAGCAGCGCGCGGCGATCTTCGTCGACTGTGCCGATCATGCCCGCGCCGGCGATCGGCTCAAGGGCCGCTACCCGGCGCCGGTCGCCGCCATCGACCACCACCTTTCCAACGTGGGGTTCGCGCCGTTCAGCCTCGTGGACAGCGCGGCCGCGGCGACCTGCGAGATCCTGGCCGGCATCTTTCTCGACCTCGGGCTGACGATCGACGCCCAGACCGCCCAGGCATTGTTCACGGGGATCATGACCGACACCGGCCAGTTCCGGTTCAACTCGACCACGCGCCGCTGCTTCGTGCTGGCCGGCGAACTGGTCGCCCGCGGCGCGCATCCGGCCGACGCCGGCTACCAACTCTACGAGCGCGAGACGGAGGGGAAGCTCAAGCTGCTGCAGCACTTCCTCGCGTCGCTCCGGCTCGAGTGCAACCGCCGCGTCTGCGTGGGCATCCTCCCCGCCGGGATCTTCGAGTCCACCGGCTCCAACACGGAGGACACCGAGGGGCTGGTCGATTACGCGCGTAGTATCGACGGCGTGGATATTGGCGCCCTGATCGAGGAGCGCGCGGACGGCACGTTCAAGGCGAGCCTCCGGGCCAAGGATCCGGCGTACCGCCTCGATCTCGTCGCGGCCAAGTTCAACGGCGGCGGCCACGCGTGCGCCGCCGGCCTCAACCTCAAGCAGAACACCGAGAACTTCTACGCCCGGCTCGTCGCCGCGTTCGCCGAACGGCTGGCGGCCGTCGACGCCGCGAAGAAGGCGCCGGGCCACTGA
- the nusA gene encoding transcription termination factor NusA, which yields MSSEILSVLEYMEKEKGIPRADMIATITNALKTAAQKGVNSGQELKIEINPKNGQLKAWAVLKVVDSVSNPKTEIHLEKAQALKAGAVLGEILEKEVDPSTLGRIAAQTARQAVMQRLRQFEKDRIYDDFKDQVGNIVTGTVRRRERNDLYIDLGKAEAVMPGKEQVPGEEYQPGERIRCLLMEIQNTPRGPEIILSRASPKFVRRLFELEVTEVADGTVKIEAFAREPGYRTKIAVTSGDPKVDPVGACVGARGARVKTIVRELGGEKIDIIKYFADPREMIIEALKPAVPREIILDEKTHRILLKVATDDLAVAIGRKGQNARLTSRLIGWRLDIEEFKAVGADPEGDAKRKLVAQLGIPEEQALRLVKAGFVSLELFEGVEPSDLEGAGFTAEEAADIITRVRQ from the coding sequence ATGAGCAGCGAAATACTTTCCGTCCTGGAGTACATGGAGAAGGAGAAGGGCATCCCGCGTGCCGACATGATCGCCACGATTACGAATGCCCTTAAGACGGCGGCCCAGAAAGGCGTTAACTCGGGCCAGGAGCTCAAGATCGAGATTAACCCGAAGAACGGTCAGCTAAAGGCGTGGGCGGTGCTCAAGGTGGTTGATTCGGTTAGTAACCCCAAGACAGAGATTCACCTAGAAAAGGCGCAGGCCCTTAAGGCAGGCGCGGTACTCGGGGAAATTTTGGAGAAGGAAGTCGATCCGTCGACGCTGGGCCGAATCGCCGCACAAACCGCCCGACAGGCGGTGATGCAGCGGCTGCGTCAGTTCGAAAAGGACCGAATCTACGACGATTTCAAGGATCAGGTCGGCAACATCGTGACCGGCACCGTGCGGCGTCGGGAACGCAACGACTTGTACATTGATTTGGGCAAGGCTGAGGCCGTCATGCCCGGCAAGGAGCAGGTCCCGGGCGAGGAGTATCAGCCCGGCGAGCGTATCCGCTGTCTGCTCATGGAAATCCAGAACACGCCGCGTGGTCCGGAGATCATCCTCAGCCGCGCCAGCCCGAAGTTTGTCCGCCGCCTGTTCGAACTCGAAGTCACCGAAGTGGCTGATGGGACGGTCAAGATCGAGGCTTTCGCCCGCGAACCCGGTTATCGTACCAAGATTGCGGTTACGAGTGGCGATCCGAAGGTCGACCCGGTCGGCGCGTGCGTCGGCGCCCGCGGTGCGCGCGTGAAGACGATCGTGCGCGAACTCGGCGGCGAGAAGATCGACATCATCAAGTACTTTGCGGACCCGCGAGAGATGATCATCGAGGCCCTCAAGCCCGCCGTCCCGCGCGAGATCATCCTCGACGAAAAGACCCATCGCATCCTCCTCAAGGTCGCCACTGACGACCTCGCCGTCGCGATCGGCCGCAAGGGCCAGAATGCCCGCCTCACCTCCCGCCTGATCGGCTGGCGCCTCGACATCGAGGAGTTCAAGGCCGTTGGTGCGGATCCCGAGGGCGACGCCAAGCGCAAGCTGGTCGCGCAACTTGGCATTCCCGAGGAGCAGGCGCTCCGGTTGGTCAAGGCCGGCTTCGTCTCGCTCGAATTGTTTGAAGGCGTCGAGCCGAGCGACCTCGAAGGCGCCGGGTTCACGGCTGAAGAGGCCGCCGACATCATCACCCGCGTCCGCCAATAA